In a single window of the Neospora caninum Liverpool complete genome, chromosome VIIa genome:
- a CDS encoding At2g44770/F16B22.26, related: MFEARRDRLPIPAGGLGFGFFWFRGGLAFHLCFCLDFAHALERAFSSSPSCFLSPASCSPFFSASFPPPVLLPFKRNKSETLIIGDSPSSSPERRDIEDSSGSLGARGAEFAAEDRGPPKADRPASPASPRDTDHIAVGMRSSRVVGHSSFPDEECSSLATEHFSLGSSSAQVASCRGDTTSCTRSPSVSHGHATPSVSCPRCQFPDLSSSHASSASASRRLLHTVDPTTGTSPPCRSSRAAAPASARSPVASLSSRKLGSGGILSLTSPRPAAPLPASCSAGLASGAQSLASGSKASSGRLRGRGAGLGAGRDPKLSPSSRLLHFGRSRSPLLSPSHSNAARSILLPSSVRTTKSRLGRDPLKRGANAASSLPASGALRETRSPVAGRGRGRHGSGLQSSLCSSVRGSRGASYQSSWYTAAGLGSSDGSSAPSSPRRREARSWGDAGEDREDSDGEYLRRPGSSRGEPFAVTGDDKRRARSARRNGGKRDVDEAEGVRWGMREGRGDERDERKAERLERGDRNSRRERETHAAAIAAAAVEGRGDVSLMGESSDSLLTVQRSRFSGVCKWLQHRFYGRGELERLCGEYSPQEVERVVLQSKALSVEDKQRLIFLTRPSAFQDRRCASLWESKASSTSGLSLESCRRSSEASYPSRANGRWGSPRATGSVSKGSTGYPDRENSAGKIRSAVAFGGSRGPREKGGDANQAGVESDRDRDAPRWTRYPACRRGDTSGEDQETPEGWPVDGEDERNAMARPLRKSGNGDPRSARGGRKAREVGGRRQRSCSREEGKREQSRARLVEEELEKETQETERVWGRDNEERAVLEECVEEVQRKKLVRNAGVFRIGFLRNLAALRGVTFAIQHLGSLQRKSVDSTDVRNQEKFSRLWGLLMPNHRLPGRICKEWKELGFQGEDPATDFRGCGELGLDSLVFLASRFPCHARGMLEASRHSTYWYSFAITCINVTSWLCEWVFQRRAHVVSFFFTTHTPEAVELTFHYLFVHVFTRFHAFWFLKKPSSIMEFPFVAGAFKNACVLPSSLPACALVSPRGVCNSDENRNEAWCYAAALKAYQRSSQLPERPAAERGTKRKKGTDRDDSAFAVPQEAPARAGRDIENGRESERNSDGDRERDSEGASEKKGDRGEGMQGRGRAMKTHRIEDEGGRASSSSPEAREPGAASVWRRRRTEGSAGLGGESRRERGREAAKASAKGDRSQERCHMRTEETWNVSERTQAAALSSRRLRATFSRPAGDVRGAPESERVAKSLPSASSKTSTVSPKYVMLRKLRNSSKSQESGPSSSRLLASASTCCFRSGFRVGGRLTYRRCRREEVKGSEGEENAEENIEDETEDEDGGERGCEKDEHVAGPHLGDCPCCRGWVWSLSHVALSLEASSVGGSPRYTRLRQRLSTRKRRDENEDRGGRVGSAFFWRSRSVKHVPSYLQKRGDKEGPKATPSYESNRFKLPGLSATARRAAEKRPPSKQSSASPHFRRLLSSVVRKTEGSSRRANDPARLEARQESEGETRYASAREGTRAVQREQGGSSPSSLSSDGERRDSAWRNEAERQRGDRDGWQAAFAFANDEDGLRRQRETETNSKSRRLYRQLTSTSRSSRNRSPSSRRHDTEDTNEEENEILLSSEHSVGEDRDSVSSGDEEEDARQGLNRRAGASSSDRASSPGRETDDVTPSRGTGGHSVDSLRLSGGCAPYCSFSHGVPLHNDPHPHGLPAPPLSRVLSPPQSLSANPPRGGSAASAASSYFPYPASSGPRESGARDPWGPTSSALAGGRGSGGLYSGPKSGEFAGPKAADCDRASGRKANLSESVTHAEGQSVVGEPSGAQQPLSASLAGGGAPNGSRQTVSPFLHGGRGISSHSQLSSFSSASAATAYFTPVPGPSLPSADPQDDRRSLLSRFASLSTQSVSSSPPVPFFSQAPSTGIAGPGNRSSSSSLASKSRVHLQRHPPEGGTPYLSHSPLLCRGRRAGAPGYASTSQGTVGPTTAGASWETQETPGGDTLKGRIGGPKAKVEMGEPFDLLS, encoded by the exons ATGTtcgaagcgagacgcgatCGCCTCCCAATTCCCGCCGGAGGCCTCGGTTTCGGCTTTTTCTGGTTCCGCGGcggtctcgccttccactTGTGCTTCTGCCTCGACTTCGCTCACGCCTTGGAG CgcgctttctcgtcgtctccgagttgtttcctgtctcctgcttcgtgctcgccgttcttttctgcctccttcccGCCTCCCGTTCTCCTGCCTTTCAAGCGAAACAAAAGCGAAACTCTGATCATCGGGGATAGTCCCAGTTCTTCTCCGGAGAGGCGCGATATCGAGGACAGCAGCGGCTCTCTTGGTGCACGAGGCGCAGAGTTTGCCGCGGAGGACAGAGGCCCCCCGAAGGCGGACCGCCcggcttcgcctgcgtcgcccagGGACACCGATCACATCGCCGTGGGAATGCGCTCTTCGCGAGTAGTGGGCCATTCGTCGTTCCCCGACGAAGAATGCAGTTCACTCGCCACTGAGCACTTTTCGTTGgggtcgtcttctgcgcaaGTCGCCTCATGCAGAGGGGACACGACCAGCTGCACGCGGTCTCCGTCCGTGTCGCACGGTCATGCGACTCCCTCCGTCTCGTGTCCCCGCTGTCAGTTCCCGGacctctcgtcctctcacgcgtcgtctgcctccgcctcgcggcgcctcttgCACACAGTTGACCCAACCACGGGGACGAGTCCTCCgtgccgttcttctcgcgccgctgcgccggcCTCTGCGCGCTCACccgtcgcttcgctctcgagcAGGAAGCTCGGCTCAGGGGGCATCCTCAGCTTGAcctcgcctcggcctgccgcgccgctgccggcGTCCTGCTCTGCGGGCCTCGCGTCCGGGGCGCAATCCCTGGCGTCCGGCTCGAAGGCGTCGAGCGGGCGGCTGCGCGGGCGGGGTGCGGGCCTCGGGGCGGGGCGAGATCCGaagctgtctccttcttcgcgcctgctTCACTTTGGGCGGTCCAGATcgccgctcctgtctccctctcacAGCAACGCTGCGCGCAGCATTCTCTTGCCTTCGTCTGTTCGCACGACAAAGAGTCGACTCGGTCGAGACCCGCTCAAGCGCGGCGCGAATGCGGCCTCGAGTCTGCCGGCCTCGGGCGCCTTGCGCGAGACGCGCTCGCCTGTGGCGGGGCGCGGGCGCGGCCGACACGGGAGCGGCCTCCAATCGAGTCTCTGCAGTTCCGTGCGCGGTTCTCGCGGGGCAAGTTACCAGTCGAGTTGGTACACGGCCGCTGGACTGGGCTCGTCGGATGGATCGAgcgcgccgtcgtcgcctcgcaggagagaggcaaggagttggggagacgcaggcgaagaccgagaagacagcgatGGCGAATACCTGCGTAGACCAGGGAGCAGCCGGGGGGAACCGTTCGCGGTCACGGGGGATGACAAACGGCGTGCGCGGTCTGCGCGAAGAAATGGAGGGAAGCGTGATgtggacgaggcagagggcGTGAGGTGGGGTATGCGCGAAGGACGCGGGGACGAGCGAGATGAAAGGAAAGCGGAAAGATTGGAGAGGGGGGACAGAAACagtcgacgagagagagaaacacacgctGCGGCGATTGCCGCGGCAGCCGTcgaaggccgaggagacgTCAGCCTCATGGGGGAGTCCAGCGACAGCCTCCTGACGGTTCAGAGGTCGCGCTTCAGCG GCGTGTGCAAGTGGCTGCAACACCGGTTCTACGGTCGTGGAGAGTTGGAGCGTTTGTGTGGCGAGTACTCTCCCCAGGAGGTCGAGCGCGTGGTTCTGCAGAGCAAAGCGCTCTCCGTGGAAGATAAGCAGCGCCTGATCTTTCTCACGCGCCCCTCCGCGTTCCAAGATCGCCGGTGCGCGAGTCTGTGGGAGAGCAAGGCTTCGTCGACGTCGGGCCTCTCCCTGGAGTCCTGCCGCCGGTCAAGCGAGGCTTCGTACCCTTCTCGGGCCAACGGGCGCTGGGGATCTCCGCGGGCGACTGGTTCGGTCTCGAAGGGTTCGACTGGCTACCCGGACCGGGAAAACTCGGCTGGGAAGATCCGCTCGGCTGTTGCGTTCGGGGGGAGTCGGGGTCcgcgggaaaagggaggggaCGCGAACCAAGCCGGCgtggagagcgacagagacagagacgcgccgcgaTGGACCCGCTACCCGGCGtgcaggcgcggagacacgagcGGTGAGgaccaggagacgccggagggTTGGCCAgtggacggcgaggacgagagaaacgcgatgGCCCGGCCGTTGCGGAAGTCCGGGAACGGGGACCCCAGGAGCGCCAGGGGCGGCCGCAAAGCGCGGGAGGTtggagggcggagacagcggtcGTGCtcacgagaggaagggaaacgggaacAGAGTCGCGCCCGACTCGTGGAGGAAGAactcgagaaggagacgcaggagacagagcgggtGTGGGGTCGTGATAACGAAGAACGCGCCGTTCTCGAGGAGTGCGTTGAGGAAgtccagagaaaaaagctggTCCGAAACGCAGGCGTCTTTCGAATAG GCTTTCTTCGCAACCTTGCGGCCCTCCGCGGCGTCACGTTCGCGATCCAGCACTTGGGGAGTCTCCAGCGGAAGTCAGTGGACAGCACCGACGTGAGAAACCAGGAGAAATTCTCTCGGCTCTGGGGTCTGTTGATGCCCAACCACCGACTTCCTGGGCGGATTTGTAAAGAGTGGAAGGAACTCGGCTTCCAG GGCGAAGATCCAGCGACGGACTTTCGAGGCTGCGGCGAGCTGGGCCTCGACTCCCTGgtgttcctcgcctcgcggtTCCCGTGTCACGCGCGGGGCATGCTCGAGGCTTCGCGGCACTCCACGTACTGGTATTCGTTTGCCATCACGTGCATCAACGTGACGTCGTGGCTCTGCGAGTGGGTTTTCCAGCGGCGCGCGCATGtggtctctttcttcttcacgaCGCACACACCCGAGGCGGTCGAGTTGACGTTCCACTACTTGTTTGTGCACGTCTTCACGCGCTTCCACGCGTTCTGGTTCCTCAAGAAGCCGAGCTCGATCATGGAGTTCCCCTTCGTTGCGGGTGCCTTCAAGAACGCATGTgtcctgccttcttcgctccctgCGTGTGCCTTGGTGTCGCCCCGCGGCGTCTGCAACTCGGACGAAAACCGAAACGAGGCCTGGTGCTACGCGGCTGCGCTCAAGGCCTACCAGCGGAGCAGCCAACTTCCGGAGAGACCGGCcgccgagagaggcacgaagcggaagaaggggacCGACCGAGACGATTCGGCCTTCGCAGTGCCGCAGGAGGCCCCAGCGCGCGCGGGGAGGGACATCgagaacggcagagagagcgagagaaacagtgacggagaccgcgagagagacagcgagggagcgagcgaaaagaaggggGATCGGGGGGAAGGAATGcagggaaggggaagagcgatgaagacgcacagaatcgaagacgagggaggccGAGCGTCTTCGAGTTCGCCTGAGGCTCGGGAACCCGGGGCCGCTTCAGTGTGGCGCCGTCGACGGACGGAGGGGAGCGCGGGTCTtggaggcgagagcagacgagagcggggaagagaagcggcgaaggcgtcggcgaaaggagacagaagccaaGAGCGTTGCCATATGCGGACCGAAGAAACGTGGAACGTCTCCGAGCGAACGCAGGCAGCCGCTTTAAGCAGCCGCCGCCTGCGCGCGACTTTCTCGCGGCCCGCCGGAGACGTTAGGGGCGCCCCAGAGAGCGAACGCGTCGCCAAGAGCCTTCCGTCGGCGAGTTCAAAGACGTCGACTGTGTCTCCAAAGTACGTTATGCTGAGAAAGCTGAGAAACAGTTCAAAGTCGCAGGAGAGCGGACCTAgctcgtcgcgtctcctcgcttcggCCTCCACCTGCTGCTTCCGGAGCGGTTTCCGCGTTGGTGGCAGGCTCACGTATCGGCGGTGTCGCCGAGAGGAAGTCAAGGGCAGtgaaggggaggaaaacgcagaggagaacattgaagacgagacagaagacgaggacggagggGAGCGAGGatgcgaaaaagacgagCACGTGGCGGGGCCGCACCTTGGAGACTGTCCATGCTGCCGAGGCTGGGTCTGGTCCCTTTCGCACGTCGCCCTGTCGCTGGAAGCCAGCTCAGTAGGAGGCTCTCCGAGGTACACGAGATTGCGGCAACGTCTTTCGacgcggaaacgaagagacgagaatgAGGATCGAGGTGGGCGCGTGGGCagcgcgtttttctggcgCAGCCGAAGCGTGAAACACGTGCCGAGCTACTTacagaaacgcggagacaagGAGGGGCCGAAAGCAACGCCCAGCTACGAGTCGAATCGATTCAAGCTCCCGGGGCTGTCCGCCACCGCCCGGCGGGCAGCCGAGAAGCGGCCTCCGTCGAAGCagtcgtctgcctctccacatTTCCGtcggcttctttcttctgttgtcaggaagacagaagggtcatcgagaagagcgaacgaCCCAGCGCGACTCGAAGCACgacaagaaagcgaagggGAGACACGTTACGCGTCAGCCCGCGAAGGGACTCGAGCCGTGCAACGAGAGCAGGGAggctcttcgccgtcttccctgtcgtcagacggggagaggagagacagcgcgtggaggaacgaagcggagagacagcggggagacagggacggtTGGCAAGCGGCATTCGCCTTTGCgaacgacgaagacgggttgcggcgacagagggagaccgaGACGAACAGCAAGAGCCGGCGGTTGTATCGCCAATTAACCAGTACCTCGCGATCGTCCCGGAAccgctcgccttcgtctcgccgACACGACACAGAAGATACgaatgaagaagagaacgagattTTGCTGTCATCCGAACATAGTGTTGGAGAGGATCGAGACTCGGTcagcagcggagacgaggaagaagacgcgcgccaGGGCTTGAATCGGCGTGCTGGAGCTTCGAGCTCGGATCGGGCTTCATCCCCTGGCCGCGAAACCGACGACGTAACCCCTTCCCGCGGAACAGGAGGCCACTCAGTCGACAGCCTGCGCCTGTCGGGGGGGTGTGCTCCATACTGCTCGTTTTCCCATGGCGTCCCGTTGCATAACGATCCGCACCCACACGGGCTTCcggccccgcctctctcccgcgtgcTCTCTCCGCCCCAGAGTCTATCCGCTAATCCCCCTCGGGGCGGCTCCGCGGCCTCCGCGGCCTCTTCTTACTTCCCGTACCCAGCTTCAAGTGGGCCCCGAGAGAGCGGGGCAAGAGACCCGTGGGGCCCGACGAGCAGCGCCCTGGCGGGGGGCCGAGGGAGCGGCGGGCTTTATTCCGGACCCAAGTCAGGCGAGTTTGCGGGGCCGAAAGCGGCCGACTGCGACAGGGCGAGCGGCCGAAAAGCGAACCTGAGTGAGAGCGTCACCCACGCGGAGGGCCAGTCGGTCGTAGGGGAACCTTCTGGAGCCCAGCAGCCGTTGTCGGCGTCGCTTGCTGGCGGAGGTGCGCCGAATGGAAGCAGGCAAACCGTATCTCCCTTTCTGCACGGAGGACGGGGGATTTCATCGCACTCACAGttgtcgtccttctcttcagcgTCCGCCGCAACTGCCTACTTTACACCCGTGCCTGGCCCTTCTTTACCATCGGCGGATCCCCAAGACGACCGCCGATCGCTCCTCTCCCGATTTGCTTCCTTGTCCACACAaagcgtttcgtcttctcccccagtgcctttcttctcgcaagCTCCGTCGACAGGGATCGCGGGCCCCGGTAACcgttcgtcgtcttcgtcgctcgcctctaAGTCTCGAGTGCATCTCCAACGACATCCCCCAGAGGGAGGAACTCCGTATCTGTCtcattctcctctcctgtgtcgagggagacgcgcgggggCTCCTGGCTACGCCTCCACCTCACAGGGGACTGTCGGGCCCACAACCGCTGGGGCCAGCTGGGAGAcccaggagacacccggagGAGACACTCTAAAGGGAAGAATCGGGGGACCGAAGGCAAAGGTCGAAATGGGAGAGCCATTTGATCTGTTGTCTTAA